One window from the genome of Glycine soja cultivar W05 chromosome 12, ASM419377v2, whole genome shotgun sequence encodes:
- the LOC114378844 gene encoding uncharacterized protein LOC114378844, producing MDPVKYIFGKPTLIRCIAQCQVLLSEFDIVYVTQKAIKGSVLADYLAQQAINDYQPMHPEFPYEDIMTLFEEEVENKDRDKWIVRFDGVSNTLGHGVGAVLVTPDDQCIPFMARLSFDCTNKMIEYEACTLGIQATIDFKVKSLKVYVDSSLVIHQLRGEWETRDHKLIPYRPYIRKLIEYFKDVYFHHIPREENQMADALATLASMFQLTLPGDFLYIEFRCRGKLAHCCLVEVQQDGKSWYFDIKRYIEDKEYPQEVSENDKRMLQRLVVGFFLSGNILYKRNHDTVLLRCVDAREAEQMLVEVHEGSFGTPANGHAMERKMLRDGYYWLIMENNCCIHVRKCHKCQVLADNVNAPPEPLNVLAAPWPFPVWGIDVIGAIDPKASNGHRFILVAIHYFTKCIEMASYTSVTRSMVVSFIKKEIIFRYGLPRKIIIDNATNLNNKMMNEMCEDFKIQHHNSMPYKPKMNGAVEAANKNIKKIVQKMNMSYKDWHEMLPFALHGYRTSMHTSTGATPFYLVYGMKVVLPFEVEVPSLRILAELGLEESEWAQTRFDQLNLIEGKRLAAMSHGLLYQHRVKSAFDKKMHPCKFSEGDLV from the coding sequence atggacccagttAAGTACATATTTGGAAAACCCACTCTCATTAGATGCATCGCTCAGTGCCAGGTTTTGCTGTCAGAATTTGACATTGTTTATGTCACTCAAAAGGCAATAAAGGGGAGTGTCTTGGCAGATTACCTGGCTCAACAGGCTATCAACGACTACCAACCTATGCATCCAGAATTTCCGTATGAagacatcatgaccttgtttgaGGAGGAGGTAGAGAACAAAGATAGGGACAAATGGATTGTGCGGTTTGACGGCGTGTCTAACACACTAGGCCATGGAGTTGGGGCAGTTTTGGTTACCCCCGACGATCAATGTATACCCTTCATGGCTAGATTAAGTTTTGACTGCACGAACAAGATGATTGAGTACGAGGCGTGCACCCTTGGGATCCAAGCGACAATTGACTTCAAGGTCAAGTCGCTCAAGGTATATGTGGACTCATCCTTGGTAATCCACCAGTTGAGGGGAGAATGGGAGACCAGGGATCATAAGTTGATACCTTACCGGCCTTACATCAGAAAACTAATAGAGTACTTCAAGGATGTATACTTTCACCATATTCCTAGAGAGGAGAACCAGATGGCCGATGCCCTTGCCACTCTGGCGTCCATGTTCCAATTGACCCTGCCTGGGGATTTTTTGTACATCGAGTTTAGATGTCGCGGCAAGCTTGCACATTGCTGTTTGGTAGAAGTGCAGCAAGATGGTAAGTCTTGGTacttcgatatcaagcgatataTTGAAGACAAGGAATACCCACAGGAGGTCTCCGAAAACGACAAGAGAATGTTGCAGAGGTTGGTAGTCGGCTTTTTCCTAAGTGGAAATATCCTATACAAGAGGAACCATGATACGGTTTTGCtccggtgtgtggatgccagggaggctgAGCAGATGCTAGTGGAAGTGCATGAGGGATCCTTTGGAACACCTGCCAACGGACATGCCATGGAACGAAAGATGTTGAGAGATGGGTATTACTGGCTCATTATGgaaaacaattgttgcatccatGTGAGAAAGTGCCACAAGTGTCAGGTCTTGGccgataatgtcaatgctccacctgAACCTTTGAATGTCTTAGCAGCGCCTTGGCCGTTCCCTGTGTGGGGCATAGACGTGATTGGAGCTATTGACCCCAAAGCTTCGAATGGACATCGCTTCATTTTGGTCGCCATtcactacttcaccaaatgcaTTGAAATGGCTTCGTACACCAGTGTGACTAGGAGTATGGTGGTTAGCTTTAtcaaaaaagagataattttccggtaTGGATTGCCCAGGAAGATTATCATTGATAACGCCACCAATTTGAACAATAAAATGATGAAcgaaatgtgtgaggatttcaaaatccaacaccataattctATGCCTTACAAgcccaagatgaatggggcagttGAGGCTGCTAATAAGAACATCAAGAAAATAGTTCAGAAGATGAAcatgtcatacaaggattggcacgagatgctccctttTGCACTGCATGGTTATCGAACCTCGATGCACACATCAACTGGGGCAACCCCTTTCTATTTGGTATATGGGATGAAGGTTGTGCTTCCGTTTGAAGTGGAGGTTCCCTCTTTGAGGATTCTAGCCGAATTAGGGTTGGAGGAGTCGGAATGGGCCCAAACTCGCTTTGATCAATTGAATCTTATAGAAGGTAAGAGGTTGGCTGCCATGAGCCATGGACTACTGTATCAACACCGAGTAAAGAGTGCTTTTGACAAGAAGATGCACCCATGCAAGTTCAGCGAGGGGGATCTCGTCTAG